From Sander lucioperca isolate FBNREF2018 chromosome 14, SLUC_FBN_1.2, whole genome shotgun sequence, the proteins below share one genomic window:
- the LOC116057124 gene encoding septin-2-like produces the protein MATNTNSSSKYEDIISKSVLIQSGSPAVYQLIPKKENIGSLTRMTLGEKDPNKINKTILLVGETGTGKSTLINALVNYAMGVEWEDDVWFQIVEEEKRSQSESQTSDVIVYQIFGFEDKTLPYSLTIIDTPGYGNTAGIEKDVLISQRLLDLFRSEDGVHEINAVGLVMTASENRLTDPLRYIFDSVISLFGKDIEKNIVALITHSNGRTPKNALQALEAAKIKCARNEKNQPVHFLFDNCQHEDRTEDEEALKHADKISMKGINQFTNFLAKTAPQKMQKTVDVLNERIRLTACIQNLQERIELIYLKKTEIQQTQDGLKMYEREMKNNEKFTIEVDEVYKDKEPIDGGKWLLVFYQAATCCTVCEETCHYPCTLAPIPESCDVMKDGRCTSCTKKCPVSDHVKENWKYVNKTRKVKKTLEDVKEKYEKNKEETKKQRSLLETLQKEKETLEADKTSLLDEAYHHVVKLEEIALNVVSLSTYVHLDFLIEEMEKKHDTEKVNHLKQINLKR, from the exons ATGGCAAC GAACACTAACTCCTCTTCGAAATATGAGGATATAATTTCCAAAAGTGTTCTGATCCAATCAGGATCTCCTGCTGTCTACCAGCTGATACCAAAGAAAGAGAATATTGGATCTCTGACAAGAATGACTCTTGGTGAAAAAGATCCAAACAAGATAAACAAAACCATCTTACTTGTTGGTGAAACAGGAACAGGAAAATCTACTCTGATCAACGCTCTGGTCAACTACGCCATGGGAGTGGAGTGGGAGGATGATGTCTGGTTTCAGATcgtagaggaggagaagagaagtcAATCAGAAAGTCAGACATCAGATGTGATCGTGTACCAGATCTTTGGTTTTGAAGATAAAACTCTGCCCTACTCTCTGACCATCATTGATACTCCTGGATACGGAAACACTGCTGGGATCGAAAAAGATGTCCTCATCAGTCAGAGATTATTAGACTTGTTCCGCTCAGAGGATGGAGTTCATGAGATTAATGCAGTGGGTCTGGTGATGACAGCCAGTGAAAATCGACTGACTGACCCTCTGAGGTACATCTTTGATTCAGTGATCTCTCTGTTTGGTAAAGACATAGAGAAAAACATTGTCGctctcatcacacactcaaATGGAAGAACACCTAAAAATGCTCTACAAGCTCTCGAGGCTGCAAAGATTAAATGTGCCAGAAATGAGAAGAATCAACCtgttcacttcctgtttgatAACTGCCAACATGAAGACAGGACAGAGGATGAAGAAGCCCTCAAACATGCAGATAAAATATCAATGAAAGGAATTAATCAGTTTACAAACTTCCTTGCAAAAACTGCACCTCAAAAGATGCAGAAAACCGTGGACGTCCTGAACGAGCGAATCAGACTGACAGCCTGCATCCAAAACCTGCAAGAGAGAATTGAGTTGATTTATCTAAAGAAAACAGAGATCCAACAGACTCAGGATGGTCTGAAGATGTATGAACGAGAGATGAAGAACAATGAGAAGTTCACTATAGAAGTTGATGAGGTCTACAAAGATAAAGAACCTATTGATGGTGGGAAGTGGTTGTTGGTGTTCTATCAAGCAGCAACCTGCTGTACTGTCTGTGAAGAGACCTGTCACTATCCATGCACACTGGCCCCGATACCAGAAAGCTGTGATGTCATGAAAGATGGCCGCTGCACTTCATGTACCAAGAAGTGTCCTGTATCAGATCATGTCAAAGAAAACTGGAAGTATGTGAACAAGAcaagaaaagttaaaaaaactctAGAAGATGTGAAAGAGAAGTatgaaaagaataaagaagaaacTAAGAAGCAAAGGAGCCTTTTGGAAACTCTTCAGAAAGAGAAGGAAACCCTTGAAGCAGATAAAACATCTTTGCTGGATGAAGCCTACCATCATGTTGTCAAACTGGAGGAGATCGCCCTGAATGTGGTTTCTCTGTCTACTTATGTCCACCTGGACTTCCTGATTGAGGAGATGGAGAAGAAACATGACACAGAGAAGGTCAACCATCTAAAACAAATCAATTTGAAAAGATGA